The region CTAAATGGCTTACTGAAGTATCAACCCAAACTCGTACGTAGGCATCGCGCAGTGCTTGTGCGCTATCGACTCGCTTTGCTTCTTCTCGCTTTAAGCGAAGTGGACGCGCCGTAGCCACGGCGTTACTTCTCTTTAGTTAACAGCAGCGCGTAGCGCATCGACTCGCGAAGTTGATTCCCATGTGAAGTTAGGGAGTTCGCGACCAAAGTGGCCGTACGCAGCAGTTTGTGAATAGATTGGACGAAGCAGATTTAGATCGCGAATAATCGCAGCAGGACGTAGATCAAAGACCGTTGTTACAGCATCTTGAATCTTCTGAACAGGAACAGTCTCAGTTCCAAAAGTTTCAACAAAGACGCCAACTGGTTGTGCTTTACCAATTGCGTAGGCAACCTGTACTTCGCAGCGACGTGCCAGTCCTGCGGCAACGACGTTCTTTGCTACCCAACGCATTGCATATGCAGCGGAACGGTCAACCTTCGAAGGATCTTTGCCGGAGAACGCCCCTCCGCCATGGCGAGCCATTCCACCATAAGTATCAACGATGATCTTGCGCCCAGTTAGTCCTGCATCTCCCATTGGACCGCCGATTACGAAACGTCCCGTTGGGTTGATCAAAGTGCGCATTTCTTTACGTGGCAGATCAATCTTAGAAAGCACAGGTTCAATAACGTGTTCAATAATTTCAGGGGTTAACTTCTTTGCAACATCTACCTCTTCAGCATGCTGACTTGAGATAACAACTGTGTCTAGGGCAACCGCTTTATCGCCATCGTATTCAATGGTTACTTGGGTCTTCCCATCAGGGCGTAGATATCCCAGAGCACCTGATTTGCGAACCTTGGAAAGTTGTTGTGCAAGTTCGTGAGCCAACCAAATTGGAAGCGGCATCAACTCTTTAGTGTCATCACAGGCATAACCGAACATCAAACCCTGATCTCCAGCGCCTTGCAGATCTAAAGGATCGGCAGAAGATGCGACGCGATTTTCGTAAGCGTCATCTACGCCCTGGGCGATATCTTGCGATTGCTGACCAATGGAAATAGAGACACCACAACTGTTGCCATCAAAACCCTTAACTGAAGAGTCGTATCCAATGCCAATTACAGTGTCGCGAACGATGCCCATGACATCTGCATATCCGTTAGTTGTTACTTCACCAGCAACATGTACTTGACCTGTAGTGATAAGAGTTTCTACCGCAACGCGACTTGAAGGATCTTGAGAGAGAAGTGAATCTAAGATTGCATCCGAGATTTGATCGGCGATCTTATCTGGATGGCCTTCCGTGACAGATTCGGAGGTAAATAGACGCTTTGACATGGGCTTAACCTAACTGAATAAGGGCTTGGTCGAGGAGAAGTTCGGCCAGCGAGTCCTTGCTTGAAGTTGGTACTTCAATTTGAGCGCCATTGCTCGTTAAAACAATTCCTTGAGTCTCAGTAGCGCCGAATATGGCGCCTTCTGAAACATCGTTGAGATAGAGAATATTAGCGCCTTTAGCCACTAACTTTGCTTTAGCGATCTCAATATTCAGCGATGTCTCTGCGGCAAAGGCAACAACTATCTGTTTATCCCTTAGGCGAGCGATTGATTTCAGTAGATCTGGATTCTCTGATAACTCGATCTGTTGCAGATCGCCCTTCTTTATCTTGCCTTCGGAATACTGCGAAGGTCTAGCATCTGCAACCGCGGCGCTCATGACCAATACATCTGTCTTTGGAAATTCTTCTTCCAAAAATTGGTGCATTTCAATAGCGGTTTCAACAGGTATAACTCGCACACCCTGCAGAGTTCGAGACTCTTCTTCAGTTAACTGTGAATTAGCCATAATCAAAGTAACTTCAGCGCCACGATTAAGCGCAGCGTTAGCAACTGCCGCGCCTTGTCGGCCACTGGAACGGTTTCCGATATAGCGAACCGGATCGATCGACTCACGAGTTCCACCAGCGGTAACCAGAACTTTGCGACCTAAGTAATCCTTCTTTGCGCCGATTGCTTCTTCAAATTTTTCAATGATTGCTGCTGTTTCCGGAAATCTACCCGGACCGATGTCATCGCCAGTAAGTCGACCTACCTCAGGCTCCATAACTTTAAATCCGCGCGATCTAAGGGTTGCTACATTTGCGACAGTGGCGGGATCTAGCCACATCTGCGGATGCATGGCGGGCACGACCAGAATTGGTACATCGATTGCGAGTATTAGATTTGTTAATAGATCGTCCGCTCGACCAGCTGCGATGCGCGCGATGAGGTCAGCGGTAGCTGGAGCGATGATTGCGCAATCCGCATCTTTGGCAAGTGAGATATGGCGAACTTCATCAACGCGTTCCCAAACCTGCGTAGTGACCGGTCTGCCAGAGAGCGCTTCCCAGGTAGCTGCACCAACGAAGTTAAGGCTTGATGGAGTTGGAACAACAGTTACGAGATAGCCGCGATCCTGCAGACGACGAAGGAGATCGCAAGATTTATAGGCAGCGATGCCTCCGCCAACTCCGAGAATTACTTCTCGAGCGCGCGCCATGACTTAAACCTAATTAAAGGTTAATTAAGCAGTTGGCTCGAGGTTTTCGATGGTCAAGAGACCTTCGTTGATTTCGCGTAGCGCGATTGAGAGAGGCTTCTCGTGAACGTGGGTCTCAACTAGCGGACCAACATATTCAAGTAAGCCTTCTCCGAGTTGTGAATAGTAAGCGTTGATCTGACGTGCACGCTTTGCCGCATATAGAACGAGGCTGTACTTAGAACCGCTCTTCTCGAGAAGTTCGTCGATTGGTGGATTAGTGATGCCGTCCATTTTGAGCCTCCAGTAATAATTGCTAACTGCTTCTAAAAGTAATTTGTTCGGAAAACTGTTAAATAACAGAAGCCCTAGCGTTGAGTCACCAATGATATCAGGTGAGCGACGACCTCTTCTACTCGCTCATTTACCAAGGAAATATCGAAAAAACCAGCCTGGGCTAGCTCTTCTTGCGCCAACTCTAAACGCGCCGCCCGTCGCTCTGGTGAATCAGTACCGCGTCCTTCTAACCGTGAAACTAACTCTTCCCATGATGGCGGCTCGAGAAATACAAGTACCGCTTCAGGGGCACGTTCTTTAACTTGCTTGGCGCCAGCAATTTCAATTTCAAGAAGAACGCTCTTTCCATCGCGGAGTGCATCTTCAACCGGCTTGCGAGGAGTTCCGTAACGAGCGCCCGCAAAGTTTGCCCATTCTAAGAAGAGCGCACTTTTAACTGCGTTATCAAATTCTTCATCGGTGTAGAAGAAGTAGTCCACGCCATCTACTTCGTTGTGGCGAGCAGTTCTTGTAGTTGCGGAGATGCTAACCCAGAATTCTCCGGACTCTCGTAAAACCTTTGCGACAGTGCTCTTTCCGACTCCCCCAGGCCCAGAGAGAACCAGAAGTTTGCCGCGTTGTGCAGCTGCTACACGATCAGGAAATTCTTTCAATAAGTTCTCGCGCTGTGAAACTCCCAATCCTTGAATTCTTCTAGTTGGGGAAATATTCAACTTCTCTAGTATTGCTAGAGCGCGAACCTTGCCAACACCTGCGAAAGATTCGAGAAGTTCGGCTACACGCATCTTGGCGATCGCTTCATCATTTACTGCAAGGGTCAGAATTGCAGAGAGAGAAAGTTCGCCTGCCTTTACTCGCGCTTTGATCGCCGCTCTCACCTGACGAGCCGCAGTCGATTTGGCCAGCGCCGCTGATCTCTGTGCGGGAGTTAACTGTGGAGGCGTTGGCATATGTGAAAGTCTAGTTACTGAGAATTTCACTAGCAATCGCCGCGGCTTTACCGCGCAACGCCTGTGGACCTTGGCTCCAGGCTGAAGTTATTGGACGACCAATCACAACATAATTTGCACCTTGCGCAATAGCATCTGCCGGAGTCATTGTTCGCTTCTGATCGTCTGAGCCAACTTCGGTAAGTGGACGCACCCCAGGCGTAATAATTATTGGCTCTGTGCCCACTGCACTGCGAATCGCTGCTGTCTCAAGCGGTGAACAAACCAAAGACTTTGCTCCAGCTGACACTGCCAT is a window of Candidatus Planktophila lacus DNA encoding:
- the metK gene encoding methionine adenosyltransferase, encoding MSKRLFTSESVTEGHPDKIADQISDAILDSLLSQDPSSRVAVETLITTGQVHVAGEVTTNGYADVMGIVRDTVIGIGYDSSVKGFDGNSCGVSISIGQQSQDIAQGVDDAYENRVASSADPLDLQGAGDQGLMFGYACDDTKELMPLPIWLAHELAQQLSKVRKSGALGYLRPDGKTQVTIEYDGDKAVALDTVVISSQHAEEVDVAKKLTPEIIEHVIEPVLSKIDLPRKEMRTLINPTGRFVIGGPMGDAGLTGRKIIVDTYGGMARHGGGAFSGKDPSKVDRSAAYAMRWVAKNVVAAGLARRCEVQVAYAIGKAQPVGVFVETFGTETVPVQKIQDAVTTVFDLRPAAIIRDLNLLRPIYSQTAAYGHFGRELPNFTWESTSRVDALRAAVN
- the coaBC gene encoding bifunctional phosphopantothenoylcysteine decarboxylase/phosphopantothenate--cysteine ligase CoaBC — protein: MARAREVILGVGGGIAAYKSCDLLRRLQDRGYLVTVVPTPSSLNFVGAATWEALSGRPVTTQVWERVDEVRHISLAKDADCAIIAPATADLIARIAAGRADDLLTNLILAIDVPILVVPAMHPQMWLDPATVANVATLRSRGFKVMEPEVGRLTGDDIGPGRFPETAAIIEKFEEAIGAKKDYLGRKVLVTAGGTRESIDPVRYIGNRSSGRQGAAVANAALNRGAEVTLIMANSQLTEEESRTLQGVRVIPVETAIEMHQFLEEEFPKTDVLVMSAAVADARPSQYSEGKIKKGDLQQIELSENPDLLKSIARLRDKQIVVAFAAETSLNIEIAKAKLVAKGANILYLNDVSEGAIFGATETQGIVLTSNGAQIEVPTSSKDSLAELLLDQALIQLG
- the rpoZ gene encoding DNA-directed RNA polymerase subunit omega; the protein is MDGITNPPIDELLEKSGSKYSLVLYAAKRARQINAYYSQLGEGLLEYVGPLVETHVHEKPLSIALREINEGLLTIENLEPTA
- the gmk gene encoding guanylate kinase, with the translated sequence MPTPPQLTPAQRSAALAKSTAARQVRAAIKARVKAGELSLSAILTLAVNDEAIAKMRVAELLESFAGVGKVRALAILEKLNISPTRRIQGLGVSQRENLLKEFPDRVAAAQRGKLLVLSGPGGVGKSTVAKVLRESGEFWVSISATTRTARHNEVDGVDYFFYTDEEFDNAVKSALFLEWANFAGARYGTPRKPVEDALRDGKSVLLEIEIAGAKQVKERAPEAVLVFLEPPSWEELVSRLEGRGTDSPERRAARLELAQEELAQAGFFDISLVNERVEEVVAHLISLVTQR